CTGTTTGAAGTGATTCAGTGCAATGTAGCCCCAAATATCACGGTCAAAGTCGATCAAGATCGTATTAAAACGCGCGATGCAGTCGAATAATTCGGCGATGTAATCATGCGGTTCGATTTGCGTAGTGTACGGGTTCCAGTTGATGCCTAACGATGTGACAAAATTTTCGCTGAACTGGTGCCAGTCCACTTCCGGGTAGGCTGCCAGATGGGCGTTATAGTTACCGACGGCACCATTAATTTTGCCCAGAATCTCAACCTGTTGCAGTTGACGATATTGACGTTCCATACGGTAAGCGACGTTAGCAAACTCTTTACCGATGGTGGAAGGTGTGGCTGGCTGACCGTGAGTACGGGAAAGCAGGGGAATATCGCGGTATTCCTGCGCCAGTGTTTTCAGCGCATCAATGATTTGACGCCAGTGCGGCAGAATGACATCGCGGCGAGCGGTATCCAGCATCAGCGCGTGAGACAGGTTGTTGATATCTTCTGACGTACAGGCGAAGTGGATGAATTCGTTAACGGCATGCAGCGCGGGAATCGCAGCCACTTTTTCTTTCAGGAAATACTCAACGGCTTTCACGTCGTGGTTGGTGGTGCGCTCGATAGTTTTAATCCGTGCCGCATCTTCTTCGCTGAATTCGGCGGCAATCTTATCAAGGAAAGCGTTTGCGTCCGCGTTAAATGCAGGAACTTCCTGGATCTCTGCACAGGCCGCCAGTTTTTGCAGCCAACGTACTTCAACCTGCACACGGAATTTCAGCAAACCGAATTCGCTGAAAATGGTGCGCAACGTGCTGACTTTATCGCCGTAGCGTCCATCAATAGGGGAAACGGCGGTCAGTGAGGATAATTCCATCGCAAGCAACTCCTGAGATTGGTTTCAATAACAATTAATTTCGACAAGAACGATTAATTTCGACAAGAACGATTAATTTCAATAAGAACGATTGATTCTCGTGACGCTGGCGTTAGTTACACCAGCGTCAGCCATAGCGGCAAGAATACCATTAAACGGACGTGCAACGTGCCAATATCTGTTTCGCTTCTTTGACCAACTGGCTGCGTGAAAACATCAGTTGTAAGCGTCCGCCGCCAATTTGTTGCCAAAGCACGACAGAACGGATACCCGCCAAGAGTGTGGCACGCACTTTAGCCTGTACCTGACTGTTTTGTAGCACCTCTGGTGAGCCAGTAACCTGAATGCGTGGCCCCAACGTACTGATGACATCCACGTAAATTGCGGCCAATGCGCTAACGATCGTCTCGGAAAGCAGCTCGAAATGTTCCAGCTGTCGCTCCAACTGCCCGATACGTTTGCCCAATTCGTCCAGTGCGGCAGATTTTGCATTTAGCTTACGTTCTAGCGCAATCAGGCTGAATGTATAGCGCGATAATTCCGCACCCGCGCCTTTATTGCTGCTGGTGTTCAGGATACCTAATAGCGTTTCCAACCCAACTTTTAAGTTTTGTTCATCATTGCCATAAACGGCAAGTGTGGACGCTGGATTGAGGTTCAATACGCTGTTTAGGGAGGTATGCAGAACATCGTTATTACAGTTACCCGTATGAGCCAACTGTTGGACTAAATGCGCCGATTGGCAAACGCCAGCTAACGCCAGTGTGATTTCATAATAATTCTTAGCCACGGTTACTCCTGTAAGCGTTCTTCGAT
The window above is part of the Pectobacterium araliae genome. Proteins encoded here:
- the hflD gene encoding high frequency lysogenization protein HflD, whose translation is MAKNYYEITLALAGVCQSAHLVQQLAHTGNCNNDVLHTSLNSVLNLNPASTLAVYGNDEQNLKVGLETLLGILNTSSNKGAGAELSRYTFSLIALERKLNAKSAALDELGKRIGQLERQLEHFELLSETIVSALAAIYVDVISTLGPRIQVTGSPEVLQNSQVQAKVRATLLAGIRSVVLWQQIGGGRLQLMFSRSQLVKEAKQILARCTSV
- the purB gene encoding adenylosuccinate lyase, producing the protein MELSSLTAVSPIDGRYGDKVSTLRTIFSEFGLLKFRVQVEVRWLQKLAACAEIQEVPAFNADANAFLDKIAAEFSEEDAARIKTIERTTNHDVKAVEYFLKEKVAAIPALHAVNEFIHFACTSEDINNLSHALMLDTARRDVILPHWRQIIDALKTLAQEYRDIPLLSRTHGQPATPSTIGKEFANVAYRMERQYRQLQQVEILGKINGAVGNYNAHLAAYPEVDWHQFSENFVTSLGINWNPYTTQIEPHDYIAELFDCIARFNTILIDFDRDIWGYIALNHFKQKTIAGEIGSSTMPHKVNPIDFENSEGNLGLANAVLGHLASKLPVSRWQRDLTDSTVLRNLGVGVGYALIAYQATMKGISKLEVNRDRLADELDHNWEVLAEPIQTVMRRYGIEKPYEKLKELTRGKRVDAAGIQEFIDGLALPEAEKTRLKAMTPANYIGRAIAMVDDLK